The genomic interval aaataatgaatgtttttatattcatttgatGGTACAAATTATTTTGGTGAAATACGAAATTCTATTTTCGCTGGGGCTTGTAAATTcaattgaaattatttgtatCACACTTGtaaacattcaatatttgtataataattgtggTAAATAAAAGAATGCACAGCGATTGGTTGTGAGAGAAGCAGGAAATCAAAATAGTGTTTCATTGTAGATGGGGAATTACAAAGAAATTAAACCATTAAGCACACCTGACAAGGGGACACCGGTACTATTTCATGGAAATGCAGCACTACATAATATATCAAATGTATAGGCGTAGAAAAACTTAAATCACCATgctgatatactgaaaatgaattaaatttttaacAGATAAGATGACGAAATCTGAGAATAAGAAAAGGGTGCTCTAAACCGAGATTGCGAACccagaatatttttttttaatatggcCTTGTTCAATGGCATAACGTACAGGgcaaaggcccctggtttagtaTTCCGAAGGGCCTTTAAAGCTGAGTAGTTGCTTTGGGCTGCTCGCGCTCTAAAGGGCCCCCTGTGTGTTAGCCAGTGAGCGATTCAACTGTTTCTGGTATCACCAGTTGGATTGGATGCTAATACTGCTACACATGCCCTCAATAATCCTTTCTTTCCTAAGAAAAAATGTCCCCACTAGTTCTTTGTGTAACTTCTGCATTACAAATTCAAATGATTTTTGAAGACTGAAGTATACTGGATTCATTTTGTGATCAGATATTGTGTAGTTTAGATTAAAGTAATTCATCTAAAGATTTTTATGAAAAAATTGCTCATTCAAAGAAAAAAGCAGTCACTATTATATCCTATCACTAATGTCAACAAATTCTTAAATGtaaaatttttatttgatatataaacaaaatattaggtAGATGAAAAGACGAGGGAATCAATGTTTAAGTTAAGATCCACATGGAATGGAATATTCCAAGATGCTTCACTCCATGCTTTGGACAAGAAAGTTAAGAGTATTGACCCTGCCTGGCCAATTGTTACTCCGAAACCAAAAGCAACTCCTGTTCCATCTGTGATTCATGTGAATCCAAAATTTATTAAGAAGGTACAGTATTCAAATTCTAATATTTAGATAATAGGCTATTCTGCATATAAAGTTACAGAATgatttttaaaagtgaaaaagAAACTATtgctgaaaaaaaatgaaataactaaATCATAGTTTCAATAagacattgttttttttaaaggttattGATGGCTTCAGAATTATTTAGAATTATCTAATCCATGAAAGTCCTTTTATTCTCTACCAAGCTATGTAatgatactgtacagtaatttaaataatatataatggcTTATGACTGTAAATTAATTGGTAATCAACAAAGATAGTTTAATTTCACACTGTCTGAAATATATGACGATCTTACTAATACTATTtgaaattattacaatttttttcatagGAGCAAGAGGTGAAGAAACCTGAACCACAGTTAGACCTTGATTTACTACTACAGCAACGGAAATCTGAAGATGAAATGCGAAAGGCTCTCATAGAAAAACAGCAGCAGCTTCTGCAACTTAAACGAAAAGAATTAGAATTTGAGTTGGAGCAAACAAAGTTAAGATTAGAAACTCAGAATATGGAGTTGGCTATAAAAAACAAGCGGTTAGAGGCTCAAAATAGATTGCTAACAATAGGAGATGTGACACCACCAACAGAAATGGTAGTAGAAGAACCTGCAACTGTTGAGGAACAACCATGGATGCGACATGCCGCAGTGTCTACATTAAAAACCCCATTACAGGAGGTAAGGCCTCGTTTGCGTTTAATATGCACTtatcataaatttaaattggttaCAGGAGTAAAGTAGTACTAAATATTTAGAAttggaaaatatattttccGTCCAAGCTGTCTATCAATACAGTAGTAAAGCAGTACGAATTAAATTCTGCTATTTTTTTCTATAGACTTTTGTGGCTCCTCCTGTAACAGCTCCTGCTCAAGTTCCTCTTCAAACCGCTCGAGATCCAAGACTGGCCTCCAGGGATCCACGTTTAGCACGTCGTGATCCAAGAATTAGGACTGCTCCAACCAGTAATGCACAGCAAGTTATTCCTCAGACAATTGATCCACCAAAGCCTGTTAGTCAACCTACCCTAACCATTCCTACACAAGTTATACCACAAAATCCACCTGTAAGCATTAACCCGTCGCAGCCTTTACTTGGTAAAACACCATTACTTCCAATTCCATTTAAGCCTCGATCTATTCTTAAAAATGCTAATGAGAAAACACCTGTAGGGCCTAATGTACAAAATATGGATGTCTCTGACAATCTCGTTAACCAAGTACATCCTGCATTGAGAGATATACCTGGTCTGAGGTTACACGAACCTGATCAAAGAATGCCTGTGCCTGGTGGAATGCCAATGCCTGGTCAAAGAATGCCTATGCCTGGACAAAGGATGCCAATGCCTGCTCAAATAAGAGATCGTGGACCTATGCATTTTAATGGACCAATGGGTGTTATACCAAGAAGAGAAGGCCCAGGGTTCAGAGATGATCTTCCTGGAAAAGATTTCCCTCCTGAAAGAGATTTCCCTCCTGAAAGAGATTTCCCCCCTGGAAAAGATTTACACCCCGGAAGAGATTTGCCACCTAATAACAATTCAAGGATAAATACACGTAAAGACAGACTCAATGAAAGAACGTATAAAGATGAATTTGGCAGAGATGTTGTGGATAATAGAGATGAACGAGAAAGAAGGGAAGATGAAAGGAGGGAAGAAAAAAGAAGAATGGATAGAACTGATCGGGAAAGGGAAAGAAGAAGAAATGATCGTTTAAGAGAAACAAGAAGGGATGAAAGAAATAATGATGACAGAAAAGACCATTCAAGACGAGATAGTAAAGAAAGGGATAGAGGAAAGTCTCGTAGCTCACGACGTAGGTCTGTGTCACCATACAGACGATCTCGATCCCCACGTGATAGACGTGAACGTTCATCCAGAAGTGAAAAAGACAGAAAGGAAAGTAAACCAAAAGAAAAGAAATCTGATGAGGGTAGTAGAAGTAGTAAAGAGGATGAAAGCCAAAGTGATACTTCAGAAAAAAAGCAAACTGTAAGTGTCAAAATATCAGAAAAATCAAAAGAGGAAGACAAATCAAAAACTATAGAAGAGAAGTCATCAAAGAGAAAATCAGATGTAATAGATGCAACTAAAATAACAGAAGAAACAACATCTAAGAAGGCAAAGATACAAGATGATGATGAAGGTCAAGCAAAGTAAGTATTGCTAAATCCTATAAGGATTTGTAATGAATAATATGTCTAGCAACTCTCAAACTCAAAACTTTATCAAAAATTACCATACAATGACTAAAAACTTCCTGTTCTCTATTGAAGCTTCATTTAATGTCATACTCTTATTATTTCAATTCTGTCTAGTAGTATTCAGAAAAATAATGGTAAATGGGAAGAAGAGCCTTGGTGCGAGAGACTTGGACCTACTAAGGATGTCAATCCAAAAGAAAGCTCGGAAAAGAAGAAATCTGCAAACCAAAGCCCATCAAGAAATACACGTTTTGAAGAAAGTCCTGCTAAAGATAGTCCTGATAGTCCCGTTCAAGATGAAAGGTCTACTGATTCACATCCTATGGTTGTAGATAGAAGTCCACCCTTCAGACGAGTTAGTATAGACCCATCAGTAAAGATACCCAAAGAACTATCTGCCCAAATGCTGCCTAAAATACTTGCTAATGTAAGTACTGTAGTACTTAATTGTTTACTTTCAATCTAatctaatatatttttataaccGATTTTgaataattgtataaaaattaaaaagaactgcagacatttgtttaaatataataaaaaataataatgtcttcataatactaaacaaaatcatttaaattgtattgtatttttatagttATGGTCAGGACTATTGTTTGTGATTGATTTCACATtgtagataattatttattaattcaattatttctTCTTCAGGCTGGCAAACAATTGGACTCCGGACAAATTGATCATAAACAACACCAGGAACTACTCAGTAAACTCTCAGAAGTTTATAAGTTCCAACAACAGAAAACCGATGAAATATCTTGGCAACGAAGCGAGGCGCTACTTTCACCAAGCAGGAAAACTACAAGTAAAGATAAAGATGAACGTGTTAGGGTTTCCAAAGATATTCCAACTGATAAAGATAAAAATGTACACTCTGAAAAACCACAAGATAAAGACATGAGAAGAAAAGATGATACCGATATGCGAAAGTTAGGTGACAAAGATGATCGCAAGATGGATACTAAAACTGTTGAAGAGGAAGAGGAGATGTTAGAAAGTGGGAGTGATGTTCCAATGGCAATTGATCAAGACATGAGAAGTTTACCAAAAGCTGTTGATAAGGATGAACGCAGATCTTCAGtcaataaagaaaagaaatctGAAGAGGATTTAGATATGCGAAAACaagaaaataagaaacaaaTATTACATTCCAGTGATAGTGATAAAGATGAAAGAGTTAAATCTGACAGAGACTTTCGCCAGAAAAGAAGGGAAGGCCTTAGATCTTCTGCAGCAAATGAAACAGATAAGGATGAACGAATGGAAAACTTGAAGAAAAACCAAACTGAAATTAAGGAAAGAGACTCAGGACCAGATTTTGAAACCGCAGAAGATCCAAAACCTCAAAGTGATTTTGATAGTCGTTTTGGACATGGAATGCACCCATTTATGCAAATTGATGCTCCAGCAAAAGTCAAACAAGAAACTTCACTTACTAGCCCAGGAATTCGTGACTCAGGAGAATATTGGGGACAacaggatccaaaaatgcaacAGAAAAAGACAGCAAAATGGGATAAATGGCGATCTGACCACCCAGAACATTTTGGAAAAGAAGATCCTGAGCGAATTCGTCAAAATAGTGCATCTGAAGACTCTGACAATCCATTTGGTATGGATTTAGGATTGCCATCAAAAGATGTTGATGAACGCGTGTTTCAACGTCCACCTAAAAGGTAATTACTGTTGTTACAATCCCTATAGAGAAATTTAAATAAGTACTGTAGAGGGAAATTGAAATCTACTGtagttgtatttttttagccaaatttattgatttatattaaaaagtatctattttctgatattttttatgtaaacataatttgaatacatttttattttgaattcaaTGACTATTTTAGGGAGCTGCCACCTAGTGATATGGATATGCGAACACCTATGGACATCGATAGTCGTGAGATGAAATCACAAGTGGATTTACCTAGTAGTAGTCTGGAAAGAAAACCAGAACCACCAATTCATGATGTACTCTTGCATCCAGTGGATCGTGAAGGTAGACGTTTGGCAGTTGGTCCAGATGGAAAACTTTTAATTGGCGATGATGGAAAACTGGTGAAATTAGGAGCAGATGGTAGACTTCGAAGAGAACAAGAAATCCGACCACACATTAAAGAATTTGAAAATAGGCCTGATAGGCCACCTCATCCGAGTAGGGAAAGAGTTTTTGAAGAACATGGACGACCACTTCTTAATCGTGATGGACGACCTGCTTTTGAGAGAGAAAGAAGACCTGCTTTTGACAGAAGACCTATTGTTGATCGTGATGGGAGACCAGTATTTGATCGTGATGGGAGACCAGTGTTTGATCGTGATGGACGATTAGTATTTGATCGTGATGGAAGACCTATACATAATCGTGATGGTAGACCTTTAATTGATCGCGATGGTCGACCTTTACTTGATCGTGATGGTCGACCTCTACTTGATCGTGATGGACGGCCTGTACTTGATCGTGACGGACGTCCTGTACTTGATCGTGACGGACGACCTTTACTTGATCGTGACGGACGACCTGTAGTTGATCGTGATGGGAGGCCTTTGCTTGACCGAAATGGGAGACCAGTTTTTGAGCGTGATAGAAGAACTATACTTGACCGTGATGGAAGGCCTGTTTTTGAACGTGACAGAAGGCCTTTTCATGAACGAGACAGAAGACTTGGCCTTGACCGTGATGGAAGAGTTTTCAACCGCGATGAAAGACGTCTCCTTGAGCATGACAGAAGACCAGTTATTGATCGTGATGGAAGACCAATTATTGATCGTGATGGAAGACCTATTCTCAACCGTGGTGGAAGACCACCACTTCCATTAGGAGCAGATGGAAAACCACTTCCAATGGGACTTCCACTCGGACCTGATGGAAGACCACTACCTCTTCCTCTCGGACCTGATGGACGCCCTATTCCTCTCGGACCTGATGGACGTCCTGTCGGACCTGATGGCCGTCCTCTTCCCATAGAATTGGAAAAGGCACTTCCTTTAGGACCTGATGGGCGTCCTCTTCAATTGGGACCAGATGGACTACCAATTCCAGGCTTGCCTGTTAATGGAAACCCAATGCACTTTACTATGGAGATGATTGTTAATCAAGCCGTCCAAAATGTTACTCAGATGATAGGTCGTAATATAGGCATACCTGGTCAAAGATATGTCACTCCAGGGCTAGATAACCAACCAGCATCTACATTCCCTCTAGAGCCAAGTAAGTAAACACTGAGCATTTATTGAAATCATGAAACTAATCAAATCGTAaaagattttaaattattttattgatttttagtGTACTTTTGTATTAGTTtaagtaaataatgatatttaattaatcaattcaATTGCAGCTCTACCTCCACAGCAAGAACCAATTCAAACCCAAGGAGATGTCAACTCGCTATTTGCTAAGTTGTTGGAGACTGgaataattacaaaaaagaCAGTTCCAGTAGAAAAAGCCGAAAGGTCAGACTCACCGTCTGTTGCTCACTCAGAAAGTGAGAAGAAAGAAGTGAAACCAGATGAAAAGGCAGACTCCGATAATGAAGAATGTGAAAGAGATCTTACAATTCCACCAATTACATTTGATCTTAAAGACCTCAAAGAGTAAGTCTTTTGTAATGTTCTTTGTGTCAATTAAGTACTTGTGTCATCAGTAAACTCTCTTATACCTCCTGGTCGTTAACTAATACAGTAACTATTTTAGGTTTATGAGGTAAATCCTCTTAAAAATGTTTCTGTTGTTTAAAATCGTTATCAGCATTAGAAGTTTCTattaataaattgataaaatgaATTCCTTTTCTTTCTCTTCTAGACGCTATCCTGGCGTAATAAAAAGCATTTACTCAGGAACGCAGTGCAAGTCCTGTGGACTTCGATTCACCATCAACCAGATGGATGGCTATCGCAAACATCTTGATTGGCACTTCAAGTTAAACCGCAAGGATCGTGATGATGTGAAGGCACGTACCTCTCGCAGATGGTTCCTTAGTTCCGATAGCTGGATTGTTTACGAGAACTTTGATAACTTACAAGAAGGAGGTACAGTATAAACAGAACACAATTAATAGTATACATATAAGGAATGTTTATGAGttatttggagactttttacaattttttttaaaaggctGTGCTTAAACTTTGACATGGAGTAGAGTAAACAGTTATAGATGGCGTGCACAACAGGTTAATTTCCAAACACAATTGTAACAACAATGCTGCGGAAATCAGTCAACAATGTCGTGTGGCAACAAATTCtgaaaatatttacaaaaagcTTAACATGCTTATCACCATTAGATATGACTTTTTCATGAGATAGGGCTAATTcccaaccaatcaaattgcaagagtacaggtgtgttataattttttaaagcaTGGGTTTAGAATATTTGGAATAAGTTTTTACTAATGTTGAAAATGTCTTTCAATTTGTAGCCGAGACTTCATTTTTTGAGGAGCAGGCAGTTCAGATGAAAGTAACTGAATTTAAAGTTAGCAGTGTGCCCATCATACCAGGAAATGATAAGGATGATGTAAGTAATTATGCTAATTTATTCAATTGTAGTAAACTCAAACCAACCACATATCAACACCTATAAACCAGAGTTTTTTGTAAACCACACCAATCAGAAATGCAGTCTGAGACacgaaaaaaaaagtatgatgtgctcaaatatggtagtgatattaaaTCATCGTGTCCTATATATTGAGGATTTGTAAcaaatttgttcttttttatatattttagatttGTAAAGTATGTCACGAACCATTCCAACAGTTCTGGGATGAAGATGAAGAGCAATGGCAGCTGAAAGATGCTGTACGAATTGATAACAAGGTAAGCACAGATTAATCGCAGTTATGGTTGGCAGTCCTTGGCTATGGTATGGTGTTGTGAGTTTCACTAGCCCACTGTCTGTTTCACAAGCACCTAAAATTTGAGATTTTTAAAAgtacaataaataaacaatttatttcagAATTTGGTTAGTCATTTTGGACACTTCCCCTCTGAAATATATTTTCTGACACTACGGCGAACTCCAGTCCTGAAGGTGTAATCTTATAAATATCACTAATAACCACTTTGTTTTATACTTTATATAGACATACCATCCAACATGTTATCAAGATGCGAAAGAGGTAAgtgttttattaattaaacaaattgatatttttaacaGAATAAAGAACAGTAAAGAACAGATATATTCTGTCAATTTTTCATGGCATCATTAAATCTAATGTTAATTACTTAAAATGCTTTTGATTTTTATAATGCTTTTTCTTCAGCTCCTCCacttttatcttttttttaaagaaatactgaaataaaatggctacaaatgtttttttttttatagaattcgTTATTGGAGCCTCCTACACCAAGTGATGGCATGTTAAGTCCTCCATTTAAATTCAAATCAGATTTGGTGTTCTCGTCGGATGCACCTGTTGCAAAATTGTTCAAAGATTTCACAGAAACAGAACCAATGGATAATATTAGTACTACTCGAgacaaaacaaatgttaatAAAACGGTCTCTGAGAATAGTACGCAATTGTTAGATAATTTACAAATCAAAAAAGACATTGACGATGTTACTCCATCAGTAGATGAAACGGTAAAAGACTCTACGATGGAACAAAAGAGTGAAAGAGAACAAAAGAGTGAAGAGGACCAAgaaaatgttgaattgaatgTAGAAATAAAGATTGAAAAAGATACATCATCAGCTGGTACTGGTGAGACTGCCAATACTGTTGTTAAAATGGAACCAGAGGAAGTTTTGACCAGTAATACTGGTGAAACATCTGGAACAGATACTGTAACAGATTCTGTAAGTTTGGAACAatcaaaaaaagaaattttgttGCAAAGTGAAATTAAAACTGAGCAAGAGCTTACAGATCCTAGCAATATCTCTGAAGGTGAATCGAAAGAAAGCGATATGGCTGCGAAGGCAGAGGAATCAACAGAAGATGAAGCAGCTGGTGATTTGAAGATCGACACCGATAGTCCGGCTCCAAGCAACGAGGAGGATGCTCCTGTTCCTGTTATGAATGCCATCCAAGTTGTTGGTGGTTTACCAAGGACTAGTTTACGAAGCAACAAAGGTAGAATCCATCGTGACTGGTGAAAGAGCTAAAACATCGTTAAAATGTATTCTGATATTCTGTGTACCACAAGCATAGCTGGTCTATGTAAGAGTAAAGTGCTGTATCAATGGATTTGTTGATGAATTTTTACACTTGAACGTATTCTATTGtactgtctgcactatcaaactagtttgacaaaaaaagtgtgatgtggccaaatatggtagt from Antedon mediterranea chromosome 5, ecAntMedi1.1, whole genome shotgun sequence carries:
- the LOC140050254 gene encoding uncharacterized protein isoform X2, which gives rise to MVLRSSCVNCCFLPAGEARLTTSIQRFQSVNGKEKLPILYLMDSIIKNSGGIYLRCFSVNLVQTFVGAFSKVDEKTRESMFKLRSTWNGIFQDASLHALDKKVKSIDPAWPIVTPKPKATPVPSVIHVNPKFIKKEQEVKKPEPQLDLDLLLQQRKSEDEMRKALIEKQQQLLQLKRKELEFELEQTKLRLETQNMELAIKNKRLEAQNRLLTIGDVTPPTEMVVEEPATVEEQPWMRHAAVSTLKTPLQETFVAPPVTAPAQVPLQTARDPRLASRDPRLARRDPRIRTAPTSNAQQVIPQTIDPPKPVSQPTLTIPTQVIPQNPPVSINPSQPLLGKTPLLPIPFKPRSILKNANEKTPVGPNVQNMDVSDNLVNQVHPALRDIPGLRLHEPDQRMPVPGGMPMPGQRMPMPGQRMPMPAQIRDRGPMHFNGPMGVIPRREGPGFRDDLPGKDFPPERDFPPERDFPPGKDLHPGRDLPPNNNSRINTRKDRLNERTYKDEFGRDVVDNRDERERREDERREEKRRMDRTDRERERRRNDRLRETRRDERNNDDRKDHSRRDSKERDRGKSRSSRRRSVSPYRRSRSPRDRRERSSRSEKDRKESKPKEKKSDEGSRSSKEDESQSDTSEKKQTVSVKISEKSKEEDKSKTIEEKSSKRKSDVIDATKITEETTSKKAKIQDDDEGQANIQKNNGKWEEEPWCERLGPTKDVNPKESSEKKKSANQSPSRNTRFEESPAKDSPDSPVQDERSTDSHPMVVDRSPPFRRVSIDPSVKIPKELSAQMLPKILANAGKQLDSGQIDHKQHQELLSKLSEVYKFQQQKTDEISWQRSEALLSPSRKTTSKDKDERVRVSKDIPTDKDKNVHSEKPQDKDMRRKDDTDMRKLGDKDDRKMDTKTVEEEEEMLESGSDVPMAIDQDMRSLPKAVDKDERRSSVNKEKKSEEDLDMRKQENKKQILHSSDSDKDERVKSDRDFRQKRREGLRSSAANETDKDERMENLKKNQTEIKERDSGPDFETAEDPKPQSDFDSRFGHGMHPFMQIDAPAKVKQETSLTSPGIRDSGEYWGQQDPKMQQKKTAKWDKWRSDHPEHFGKEDPERIRQNSASEDSDNPFGMDLGLPSKDVDERVFQRPPKRELPPSDMDMRTPMDIDSREMKSQVDLPSSSLERKPEPPIHDVLLHPVDREGRRLAVGPDGKLLIGDDGKLVKLGADGRLRREQEIRPHIKEFENRPDRPPHPSRERVFEEHGRPLLNRDGRPAFERERRPAFDRRPIVDRDGRPVFDRDGRPVFDRDGRLVFDRDGRPIHNRDGRPLIDRDGRPLLDRDGRPLLDRDGRPVLDRDGRPVLDRDGRPLLDRDGRPVVDRDGRPLLDRNGRPVFERDRRTILDRDGRPVFERDRRPFHERDRRLGLDRDGRVFNRDERRLLEHDRRPVIDRDGRPIIDRDGRPILNRGGRPPLPLGADGKPLPMGLPLGPDGRPLPLPLGPDGRPIPLGPDGRPVGPDGRPLPIELEKALPLGPDGRPLQLGPDGLPIPGLPVNGNPMHFTMEMIVNQAVQNVTQMIGRNIGIPGQRYVTPGLDNQPASTFPLEPTLPPQQEPIQTQGDVNSLFAKLLETGIITKKTVPVEKAERSDSPSVAHSESEKKEVKPDEKADSDNEECERDLTIPPITFDLKDLKERYPGVIKSIYSGTQCKSCGLRFTINQMDGYRKHLDWHFKLNRKDRDDVKARTSRRWFLSSDSWIVYENFDNLQEGAETSFFEEQAVQMKVTEFKVSSVPIIPGNDKDDICKVCHEPFQQFWDEDEEQWQLKDAVRIDNKTYHPTCYQDAKENSLLEPPTPSDGMLSPPFKFKSDLVFSSDAPVAKLFKDFTETEPMDNISTTRDKTNVNKTVSENSTQLLDNLQIKKDIDDVTPSVDETVKDSTMEQKSEREQKSEEDQENVELNVEIKIEKDTSSAGTGETANTVVKMEPEEVLTSNTGETSGTDTVTDSVSLEQSKKEILLQSEIKTEQELTDPSNISEGESKESDMAAKAEESTEDEAAGDLKIDTDSPAPSNEEDAPVPVMNAIQVVGGLPRTSLRSNKGRIHRDW
- the LOC140050254 gene encoding uncharacterized protein isoform X1 codes for the protein MVLRSSCVNCCFLPAGEARLTTSIQRFQSVNGKEKLPILYLMDSIIKNSGGIYLRCFSVNLVQTFVGAFSKVDEKTRESMFKLRSTWNGIFQDASLHALDKKVKSIDPAWPIVTPKPKATPVPSVIHVNPKFIKKEQEVKKPEPQLDLDLLLQQRKSEDEMRKALIEKQQQLLQLKRKELEFELEQTKLRLETQNMELAIKNKRLEAQNRLLTIGDVTPPTEMVVEEPATVEEQPWMRHAAVSTLKTPLQETFVAPPVTAPAQVPLQTARDPRLASRDPRLARRDPRIRTAPTSNAQQVIPQTIDPPKPVSQPTLTIPTQVIPQNPPVSINPSQPLLGKTPLLPIPFKPRSILKNANEKTPVGPNVQNMDVSDNLVNQVHPALRDIPGLRLHEPDQRMPVPGGMPMPGQRMPMPGQRMPMPAQIRDRGPMHFNGPMGVIPRREGPGFRDDLPGKDFPPERDFPPERDFPPGKDLHPGRDLPPNNNSRINTRKDRLNERTYKDEFGRDVVDNRDERERREDERREEKRRMDRTDRERERRRNDRLRETRRDERNNDDRKDHSRRDSKERDRGKSRSSRRRSVSPYRRSRSPRDRRERSSRSEKDRKESKPKEKKSDEGSRSSKEDESQSDTSEKKQTVSVKISEKSKEEDKSKTIEEKSSKRKSDVIDATKITEETTSKKAKIQDDDEGQANSIQKNNGKWEEEPWCERLGPTKDVNPKESSEKKKSANQSPSRNTRFEESPAKDSPDSPVQDERSTDSHPMVVDRSPPFRRVSIDPSVKIPKELSAQMLPKILANAGKQLDSGQIDHKQHQELLSKLSEVYKFQQQKTDEISWQRSEALLSPSRKTTSKDKDERVRVSKDIPTDKDKNVHSEKPQDKDMRRKDDTDMRKLGDKDDRKMDTKTVEEEEEMLESGSDVPMAIDQDMRSLPKAVDKDERRSSVNKEKKSEEDLDMRKQENKKQILHSSDSDKDERVKSDRDFRQKRREGLRSSAANETDKDERMENLKKNQTEIKERDSGPDFETAEDPKPQSDFDSRFGHGMHPFMQIDAPAKVKQETSLTSPGIRDSGEYWGQQDPKMQQKKTAKWDKWRSDHPEHFGKEDPERIRQNSASEDSDNPFGMDLGLPSKDVDERVFQRPPKRELPPSDMDMRTPMDIDSREMKSQVDLPSSSLERKPEPPIHDVLLHPVDREGRRLAVGPDGKLLIGDDGKLVKLGADGRLRREQEIRPHIKEFENRPDRPPHPSRERVFEEHGRPLLNRDGRPAFERERRPAFDRRPIVDRDGRPVFDRDGRPVFDRDGRLVFDRDGRPIHNRDGRPLIDRDGRPLLDRDGRPLLDRDGRPVLDRDGRPVLDRDGRPLLDRDGRPVVDRDGRPLLDRNGRPVFERDRRTILDRDGRPVFERDRRPFHERDRRLGLDRDGRVFNRDERRLLEHDRRPVIDRDGRPIIDRDGRPILNRGGRPPLPLGADGKPLPMGLPLGPDGRPLPLPLGPDGRPIPLGPDGRPVGPDGRPLPIELEKALPLGPDGRPLQLGPDGLPIPGLPVNGNPMHFTMEMIVNQAVQNVTQMIGRNIGIPGQRYVTPGLDNQPASTFPLEPTLPPQQEPIQTQGDVNSLFAKLLETGIITKKTVPVEKAERSDSPSVAHSESEKKEVKPDEKADSDNEECERDLTIPPITFDLKDLKERYPGVIKSIYSGTQCKSCGLRFTINQMDGYRKHLDWHFKLNRKDRDDVKARTSRRWFLSSDSWIVYENFDNLQEGAETSFFEEQAVQMKVTEFKVSSVPIIPGNDKDDICKVCHEPFQQFWDEDEEQWQLKDAVRIDNKTYHPTCYQDAKENSLLEPPTPSDGMLSPPFKFKSDLVFSSDAPVAKLFKDFTETEPMDNISTTRDKTNVNKTVSENSTQLLDNLQIKKDIDDVTPSVDETVKDSTMEQKSEREQKSEEDQENVELNVEIKIEKDTSSAGTGETANTVVKMEPEEVLTSNTGETSGTDTVTDSVSLEQSKKEILLQSEIKTEQELTDPSNISEGESKESDMAAKAEESTEDEAAGDLKIDTDSPAPSNEEDAPVPVMNAIQVVGGLPRTSLRSNKGRIHRDW